In the genome of Perca fluviatilis chromosome 4, GENO_Pfluv_1.0, whole genome shotgun sequence, one region contains:
- the hemk1 gene encoding MTRF1L release factor glutamine methyltransferase, with protein sequence MWRRSLSAGYRCFGCRSVGPKGLWGSHAVHSCSAPALPTGGITALEAVNLWKRHFAERGVTEPDNSSHYIIAYLFGAKTLESLDQRRLTEFLSPEKTEQMWKLCSRRLSRMPVQYVIEEWDFRDLTLKMRPPVFIPRPETEELVELVLIDLEMKLGTGAGADAQHTCLEVGCGSGAISLSLLKSLPQLKAIALDQSQDAVDLTGENALRLGLQDRLQIHHIDVMKDAETLLRLCSDVSALVSNPPYLFSEDMTTLEPEIFQFEDHAALDGGKDGLKVIKQILTLAPQILSNHGCVYLEVDPRHPLLIQRWVEANVEEMHYVETRQDITGRPRFCILRKEKSNKEHKLDLD encoded by the exons ATGTGGAGAAGATCTCTGAGCGCAGGCTACAGATGCTTTGGCTGCAGGAGTGTTGGACCAAAG GGACTTTGGGGCTCCCATGCAGTGCATTCATGCAGCGCTCCAGCGTTACCAACAGGAGGTATCACAGCACTTGAAGCGGTCAATTTATGGAAGAGACACTTTGCAGAGAGAGGTGTGACGGAGCCAGACAACTCTAGCCATTACATCATTGCTTATCTGTTTGGGGCTAAAACT CTAGAAAGTCTTGATCAGAGGAGATTAACAGAGTTTCTCAGCCCAGAAAAAACAGAGCAGATGTGGAAGCTCTGCTCTAGACGCCTATCCAG AATGCCTGTGCAGTATGTGATTGAGGAGTGGGACTTCAGAGATCTGACACTGAAGATGAGACCTCCTGTGTTCATACCAAGACCTGAAACCGAG GAGTTGGTTGAACTCGTGCTCATTGATCTGGAGATGAAGCTGGGGACTGGAGCCGGTGCAGACGCCCAGCATACATGCTTGGAAGTGGGATGTGGCTCTGGTGCCATTTCTCTTAGTCTGCTGAAGAGTCTGCCTCAG CTCAAAGCCATTGCCCTGGATCAAAGCCAGGATGCAGTGGATTTAACAGGGGAGAATGCGTTAAG GTTGGGGCTTCAGGACCGATTACAGATTCATCATATAGATGTAATGAAAG ATGCAGAAACTCTGTTGAGGCTCTGTAGTGATGTCTCAGCTTTGGTCAGTAACCCCCCGTACCTGTTCTCAGAGGATATGACAACGTTGGAACCTGAAATATTTCA ATTTGAAGACCACGCTGCTTTAGATGGAGGTAAAGATGGCCTAAAAGTGATCAAACAGATTTTGACTCTGGCTCCACAGATCCTGTCAAACCATGG CTGTGTTTACTTGGAGGTGGACCCCAGACACCCCCTGCTCATTCAACGCTGGGTGGAGGCGAATGTGGAAGAGATGCATTATGTGGAGACACGACAGGACATCACAGGCAG GCCACGGTTCTGCATCCTTCGTAAAGAGAAGTCAAACAAGGAACACAAGCTGGATTTGGATTGA
- the cish gene encoding cytokine-inducible SH2-containing protein, translating into MILCLPGARAPLPAAPSTEAPRGMRAGTVPPTPCLQSTPPLWDPTKDLRAIASNFCYLENSEWYWGAVTAAQAHAALQEASEGAFLVRDSSHPLYMLTLSVRTARGPTSIRIQYNGAQFLLDSSSPARPSLSSFPNVPSLVQHYMGPERKAEEGKVVEEAPSKPSQQTIQETSVVLKLKRPVYKPQGLPSLQHLTRLVINRHSDCPDQLPLPRPLLRYIQNYPFKV; encoded by the exons TGCCAGAGCTCCTCTGCCCGCAGCTCCATCCACTGAAGCCCCACGGGGCATGCGGGCAGGAACTGTACCTCCTACTCCTTGCCTTCAAAGCACCCCTCCGCTATGGGACCCTACAAAGGACCTGCGGGCGATTGCCAGCAACTTCTGCTATCTGGAAAATTCAG AATGGTACTGGGGAGCTGTAACTGCAGCTCAGGCCCATGCTGCACTTCAAGAGGCATCTGAAGGAGCTTTTTTGGTACGAGACAGCAGCCACCCTCTGTACATGCTGACCCTCTCGGTCAGGACTGCACGTGGCCCCACCAGTATACGGATCCAGTACAACGGCGCACAGTTTTTGCTTGACTCCAGCTCCCCAGCCCGGCCCAGCCTGTCGTCATTCCCCAACGTGCCCAGCCTGGTGCAGCACTACATGGGACCAGAGAGGAAAGCAGAGGAGGGTAAGGTGGTGGAGGAGGCCCCTTCAAAACCCTCTCAGCAGACAATTCAGGAGACATCTGTGGTGTTAAAACTAAAGCGGCCTGTGTACAAGCCCCAGGGTCTCCCCTCCTTACAGCACCTCACACGCCTGGTCATTAACAGGCACTCTGACTGCCCCGACCAGCTACCACTCCCGAGGCCTCTGCTGCGTTACATACAGAACTATCCCTTCAAGGTGTGA